The Vescimonas coprocola genome includes a window with the following:
- a CDS encoding helix-turn-helix domain-containing protein, whose translation MSVGERIRQLRWKKGVKLGELGAKVGLTAAAMSRYELGQRRISVELAARIAEVLGVPIQALLPTERGGGSGQRGERTISILTALLHYHESVEAAIAGEAPAAGPVDEYAEALREAIRCVEEVHKA comes from the coding sequence ATGAGCGTTGGAGAGCGGATCCGGCAGCTTCGATGGAAGAAAGGGGTGAAGCTGGGGGAGCTGGGAGCGAAGGTAGGCCTGACGGCGGCGGCCATGAGCCGGTACGAGCTGGGACAGCGGAGGATATCCGTGGAGCTGGCGGCAAGGATTGCCGAGGTGCTGGGTGTGCCGATACAGGCGCTTCTTCCCACAGAGCGAGGCGGCGGGAGCGGCCAGAGGGGAGAGCGGACAATTTCCATTCTGACGGCGCTGCTGCACTACCACGAGAGCGTGGAGGCCGCCATTGCCGGAGAAGCACCGGCGGCGGGACCGGTGGATGAATACGCCGAGGCGCTGCGGGAGGCCATCCGGTGCGTCGAGGAGGTGCATAAAGCATAA